From Anopheles arabiensis isolate DONGOLA chromosome 3, AaraD3, whole genome shotgun sequence, a single genomic window includes:
- the LOC120901874 gene encoding toll-like receptor 6: MSRCELLLPALLLLVSVQVNYSLQYDSAESSRYYHPAGAGSEPGSNLRYDAPDDCKYRILPGNEVDLACNLRTVNSEFDNTNFSVIPAEHTAALSILCNEAIMARSKLLPNSFVHLARLKALSLEFCKIAKFSSTVLAGLGDLRNFTLRTHNIAWPELNLEIEADAFGQTRNLEVLDLSTNNIWSLPDHLFCSLSGLRSLNISSNRLQDVNDLGFREKGVKDEVESEGHKTNSSGSVAPPVSCALDLEDLDVSRNHFVLLPAAGFGMLKRLKMLKIHDNEISMVGDKALSGLKELQILDLSSNKLVALPTDLFRDPAQSIQEIYLQNNSISVLSPGLFSKLEQLQALDLSQNQLTSAWVNRDTFAGLIRLVLLNLASNKITKLESEIFSDLYTLQILNLRHNQLEIIAADTFSPMNNLHTLLLSHNKLKYLDAYSLNGLYALSLLSLDNNALTGVHPEAFRNCSSLQDLNLNGNELTQVPLALKDMRLLRTVDLGENSISVIEEPGFRGMNNLYGLRLISNNIENITRKAFKDLPSLQILNVARNKISYIEKGAFEPAVSVQAIRLDGNLLSDIDGLFTSMPNLVWLNISDNKLEHFDYSHIPPHLQWLDLHRNELTELTNRYGLDNQLHLQTLDASFNRLTRVTPATIPNSIEFLFLNDNLIVHVEPHCFTHKTNLTRVDLYANQLTSLDIKALRLQPVPEDKQIPEFYIGGNPFVCDCNIDWLQKINHVTSRQYPTINDIETVYCKLMYNRERSYIPLIEAEPKHFLCSYNTHCFALCHCCEFDACDCEMTCPNNCACYHDNSWSTNIVECSAAGYTDIPNNIPMDTTEVYIDGNNLVELSGHSFIGRKNLRVLYANHSNIEAIYNTTFIGLRRLTILHLENNAIRKLYGHEFSALESLRELYLQGNRIAYIEDHTFAELRKLEVLRLDGNRITSFEVWQLSANPYLVEIALANNLWTCDCGFVNKLRSYLQSNADKIVDANEISCSYNNATSILRDNGTKCTFREGMSSIVHRQEIEDMLPLLLVATCAFVGFFGLIFGIFCYRKELKVWVHSGLCYKSGTFVNEYDKDRLYDAYITYSLQDEHFVSQILTSTLENDIGFRLCLHYRDLNANAYLADTIVEAVESSKRAILVLSKSFLYNEWTRFEFKGAIHEVLKRRRKLIIILYGDLPQRDLDADMRLYLRTNTCIEWDDKKFWQKLRIALPHVKKSNCLNKRSAINIYATAGNDYNTPGRPSTLGPSVASTRLDGPQHHSYATIGPNCPRNCDNYDTVSNCKYNTTQHHQTHHERRTTADFGRKATDGRQHEYAVPSNCLLDTTHETYNTTATSCERIAGETFECTSTSSKFSTSSRGSGSDSGSHSISSAAQHDFQGSHRSPNGCAPNLLSSTTSTTNFSYQHPHPHHHHNGSGRSKPPGPEGVGGGGGKSPSDKHNPGTLGTDSRGGNSFNDRRLPQAMWA; the protein is encoded by the coding sequence ATGAGTCGTTGCGAGCTACTGCTGCCGGCCCTGCTACTGCTGGTGTCGGTGCAGGTGAACTACAGTTTGCAGTACGATTCGGCCGAGTCGTCCCGGTACTACCATCCGGCGGGTGCGGGCAGCGAACCCGGCAGCAACCTGCGCTACGATGCGCCGGACGACTGCAAGTACCGCATCCTGCCCGGCAACGAGGTCGACCTGGCGTGCAATCTGCGCACAGTGAACAGTGAATTTGACAACACGAACTTCAGTGTGATTCCGGCCGAGCATACGGCCGCCCTCTCGATCCTCTGCAATGAGGCGATCATGGCGCGGAGCAAGCTGCTGCCCAACTCGTTCGTCCATCTGGCACGGCTAAAGGCGCTCTCGCTCGAGTTCTGCAAGATCGCCAAGTTCTCCAGCACGGTGCTGGCCGGGTTGGGCGATCTGCGCAACTTTACGCTGCGCACGCACAACATCGCCTGGCCCGAACTGAACCTGGAGATTGAGGCGGACGCTTTCGGGCAAACGCGCAACCTGGAGGTGCTCGATCTGAGCACGAACAACATTTGGTCGCTTCCGGATCATTTGTTCTGCTCGCTCAGTGGTTTGCGATCGCTGAACATCAGCTCGAACCGGTTGCAGGACGTGAACGATCTGGGCTTCCGTGAAAAGGGAGTGAAGGACGAGGTGGAGTCGGAGGGGCACAAAACGAACAGCTCCGGCTCGGTTGCTCCTCCGGTGAGTTGTGCCCTCGACTTGGAGGATCTGGATGTGTCACGGAACCATTTTGTGCTGCTTCCGGCCGCCGGTTTCGGGATGCTGAAGCGGTTAAAGATGCTAAAAATCCACGACAACGAGATCTCTATGGTGGGCGACAAGGCGCTGAGTGGGTTGAAGGAGCTTCAGATCCTTGATTTGAGCTCTAACAAGCTCGTGGCGCTTCCCACGGATCTGTTCCGCGATCCAGCTCAGTCGATACAGGAGATTTACCTGCAAAACAACTCGATCAGTGTGCTTTCACCAGGACTTTTCTCCAAACTGGAGCAGCTGCAAGCGCTGGATCTGTCACAGAACCAGCTGACATCGGCCTGGGTGAACCGCGATACATTTGCGGGTCTCATCCGGCTGGTGCTGCTCAATCTGGCTAGCAACAAGATTACCAAGCTCGAGTCGGAAATCTTTTCCGATCTGTACACGCTGCAGATTTTGAACCTGCGCCACAATCAGCTGGAAATCATAGCGGCAGACACGTTCTCCCCGATGAACAATCTTCATACGCTACTGCTATCCCACAACAAGCTAAAGTACCTGGACGCCTACTCTCTGAACGGTTTGTATGCCCTGTCGCTGCTCTCGCTGGACAACAACGCCCTCACCGGCGTACATCCAGAGGCGTTCCGTAACTGCAGCTCGCTGCAGGATCTCAACCTCAATGGTAACGAACTGACGCAGGTCCCACTCGCGCTGAAAGACATGCGATTGCTGCGGACCGTCGATTTGGGCGAAAACTCCATCAGCGTCATTGAGGAGCCGGGCTTCCGTGGTATGAACAATCTGTACGGTCTGCGGCTGATAAGCAACAACATTGAAAATATTACACGTAAAGCATTCAAAGATCTGCCGAGCCTGCAGATTCTGAACGTGGCACGCAACAAAATTTCGTACATCGAGAAGGGAGCATTCGAACCGGCGGTTAGTGTGCAGGCCATTCGATTGGACGGAAATTTGCTGTCCGACATTGATGGGCTGTTCACTAGCATGCCCAACCTGGTGTGGCTTAACATCTCCGACAACAAGCTGGAACACTTTGACTACTCCCATATCCCACCCCACCTACAGTGGTTGGATCTGCACCGCAACGAGCTTACCGAGCTGACCAACCGGTACGGCTTGGACAACCAGCTGCACCTGCAAACGCTCGATGCAAGCTTTAATCGGTTGACGCGCGTAACTCCGGCCACCATTCCGAACAGTATCGAGTTCCTGTTCCTGAACGACAACCTGATCGTGCACGTGGAGCCGCACTGCTTCACGCACAAGACAAACCTGACGCGGGTCGATCTGTACGCGAATCAGCTGACCAGTCTAGACATTAAAGCACTGCGACTGCAGCCCGTACCGGAGGACAAGCAAATTCCGGAGTTTTACATCGGTGGCAATCCGTTCGTGTGCGATTGTAACATCGACTGGCTGCAGAAGATCAACCACGTGACGTCTCGCCAGTACCCGACGATCAACGACATCGAGACGGTGTACTGCAAGCTGATGTACAACCGGGAGCGCTCCTACATTCCGCTGATCGAGGCCGAACCGAAGCATTTCCTGTGCAGCTACAACACGCACTGCTTCGCCCTGTGCCACTGTTGCGAGTTTGATGCGTGCGATTGCGAGATGACGTGCCCGAACAACTGCGCCTGCTACCACGATAACAGCTGGTCGACGAACATTGTCGAGTGTTCGGCAGCGGGCTACACCGACATTCCCAACAACATCCCAATGGACACGACCGAGGTGTACATCGACGGCAACAATCTGGTCGAGCTGTCCGGGCACAGCTTTATTGGGCGGAAGAATTTGCGTGTGCTGTACGCCAATCATTCCAACATCGAGGCCATCTACAACACGACCTTCATCGGGTTGCGGCGGCTGACGATTCTGCACCTGGAAAACAACGCCATCCGCAAGCTGTACGGGCACGAGTTTTCCGCTCTGGAAAGTCTGCGCGAACTGTATCTGCAAGGTAACCGCATTGCGTACATCGAGGATCACACGTTTGCCGAGCTGCGCAAGCTGGAAGTGCTGCGGTTGGATGGCAATCGCATCACCAGCTTCGAGGTGTGGCAGCTGTCCGCAAATCCGTATCTGGTGGAAATTGCCCTCGCCAACAACCTGTGGACGTGTGACTGTGGGTTCGTGAACAAGCTGCGCAGCTACCTGCAATCGAACGCGGATAAGATTGTGGACGCTAACGAGATCTCGTGCAGCTACAACAACGCCACCAGCATTCTGCGTGACAACGGAACCAAGTGCACCTTCCGCGAGGGAATGTCCTCGATCGTGCATCGGCAGGAAATAGAGGACATGTTGCCGCTGCTCCTGGTCGCGACGTGCGCATTTGTGGGCTTTTTCGGGCTAATCTTTGGCATTTTCTGCTATCGCAAGGAGCTGAAGGTGTGGGTCCACTCGGGCCTGTGCTACAAATCGGGCACGTTCGTGAACGAGTACGATAAGGATCGGCTGTACGATGCGTACATCACCTACTCACTGCAAGACGAACATTTTGTGAGTCAAATTTTGACCTCGACGCTCGAAAACGATATCGGCTTCCGGCTGTGTCTGCACTATCGCGATCTGAACGCGAACGCGTATCTGGCGGACACGATCGTCGAAGCGGTCGAGAGCTCGAAGCGCGCCATCCTTGTCCTATCGAAGAGCTTCCTGTACAACGAGTGGACGCGGTTCGAGTTCAAGGGAGCGATCCACGAGGTGCTGAAGCGGCGCCGGAAGCTGATCATCATCCTGTACGGCGATCTGCCGCAGCGCGACCTGGACGCCGACATGCGGCTGTACCTGCGCACCAACACCTGCATCGAGTGGGACGACAAGAAGTTCTGGCAGAAGCTGCGCATCGCGCTGCCGCACGTGAAGAAGAGCAACTGTCTGAACAAGCGGTCCGCGATCAACATCTACGCGACGGCCGGCAACGACTACAACACGCCCGGCCGGCCGTCCACGCTGGGTCCGTCGGTGGCCAGCACGCGGCTCGATGGGCCCCAGCACCACAGTTACGCCACGATCGGTCCTAACTGTCCCAGAAACTGTGATAACTACGATACGGTTAGCAATTGTAAATACAACACCACCCAGCACCACCAGACCCACCACGAGCGGCGCACGACGGCGGACTTCGGGCGGAAGGCGACAGACGGCCGGCAGCACGAGTACGCCGTGCCGTCCAACTGTCTGCTGGACACGACGCACGAAACGTACAACACGACGGCGACGAGCTGCGAGCGCATCGCCGGCGAAACGTTCGAGTGCACCTCGACCAGCTCCAAGTTTTCCACGTCGTCGCGCGGTTCCGGCAGCGATTCGGGCAGCCACTCGATCTCCTCCGCCGCGCAGCACGACTTCCAGGGCAGCCACCGGTCGCCCAATGGCTGCGCGCCAAACCTGCTGTCCAGCActaccagcaccaccaactTCTCGTACCAGCATCCGCAtccgcaccaccatcacaacGGCAGCGGCCGGAGCAAGCCGCCCGGTCCGGAGGGCGTGGGAGGCGGTGGCGGTAAGAGCCCTAGCGATAAGCACAACCCGGGCACGCTCGGGACGGACAGTCGGGGGGGCAACAGTTTTAACGATAGAAGACTGCCACAGGCCATGTGGGCATAA